Proteins from one Hyperolius riggenbachi isolate aHypRig1 chromosome 2, aHypRig1.pri, whole genome shotgun sequence genomic window:
- the ATP5PO gene encoding ATP synthase subunit O, mitochondrial translates to MAAAGRISLKVRSFSTSVSRPVAKLIRPPIQVFGLEGRYATALYSAASKEKKLDQVEKEMNRMTVLFKDPKISGVIVNPHIKKALKQKTITDLVTKEKFSPLTANFVNLLAENGRLRSTADIISAFAKIMSAHRGEVLCSVTTASPLDEASLTELKAALNGFLAKGEVLQLETKTDPSILGGMIVSVGDKYADMSTKTKIQKLTKIMKDTV, encoded by the exons ATGGCAGCGGCTGGAAGGATCTCCTTGAAG GTGCGTTCCTTCAGCACAAGTGTGTCCAGACCAGTCGCCAAGTTGATCAGG CCCCCGATTCAGGTGTTTGGTCTGGAAGGTCGCTATGCCACCGCTCTCTACTCTGCCGCTTCCAAGGAGAAGAAGCTGGACCAGGTGGAGAAAGAAATGAACAGAATGACG GTACTTTTCAAGGACCCTAAAATTTCTGGTGTCATTGTAAACCCCCACATTAAGAAGGCTCTGAAACAGAAGACCATCACAGATCTAGTAACTAAAGAGAAGTtttctccactcaccgccaactttGTCA ATCTGCTGGCAGAGAACGGCCGCCTGCGGAGCACTGCAGATATCATTTCTGCCTTTGCCAAGATCATGAGCGCGCATCGGGGAGAGGTCCTGTGCTCCGTCACCACCGCTTCA CCACTGGATGAAGCGAGTTTGACAGAACTGAAAGCCGCCCTGAATGGCTTCCTGGCAAAAGGAGAAGTTTTACAACTAGAGACCAAG ACTGATCCAAGCATCCTGGGAGGAATGATAGTCAGCGTTGGGGACAAGTACGCTGACATGTCCACAAAAACCAAGATCCAGAAACTGACCAAGATCATGAAAGACACTGTCTGA